Proteins co-encoded in one Anopheles coustani chromosome X unlocalized genomic scaffold, idAnoCousDA_361_x.2 X_unloc_75, whole genome shotgun sequence genomic window:
- the LOC131270936 gene encoding uncharacterized protein LOC131270936: protein MFIGDVEKELETSAKSSATPVASPVAENCSMVSTPAATNTLVQEQQVPQLQEASGGKDPSENNTQSAGMAAMAETIKALTAQNAALQAQVAELMAKVERLLEAQAAQAIQQAQLVEEGRKNIREMVREAMGEKPKPKQLSSSIRNEVKETVSLPPRAQQQQHSKPQQQSQRQQGQKQQQSQRQGGQQQQQRQQQQQDEGFRTVDKKGRPIYNKQREESRVNKENPKANMGKRTEIPSEKRSFAETVVGNGTTRPQAGAVPATRPQGDSRPPRPALTKGRPDVITVCPPAGVSYRDVFVKVRALEDVADKVQRGERTAANNLTMTLKRKVDAQAVFERVRAAAPEGSEVHLRLDTAVVTFKGVDMLAERKDVAKAISDQFGEEVSAECVTLRRFYQGDQRAFVRLPRRIANALVGNRLVFGYSSCWVDFAPARPVEEMRCHRCLLRGHIARSCPGPDRSALCRRCGGQGHKAAGCSNPVKCLVCGGPHATGTDKCKNRRQNST from the coding sequence ATGTTCATCGGAGATGTGGAGAAGGAGCTAGAAACATCGGCGAAGTCAAGTGCAACTCCTGTGGCTTCCCCGGTAGcggaaaactgctcgatggTATCGACGCCCGCAGCAACCAATACTTTGGTTCAGGAGCAGCAGGTCCCGCAGCTCCAAGAGGCATCGGGAGGGAAAGACCCCTCGGAGAATAACACGCAGAGCGCTGGAATGGCCGCAATGGCCGAAACCATCAAGGCCCTGACGGCGCAAAACGCGGCACTGCAAGCCCAGGTAGCAGAGTTAATGGCCAAGGTAGAGAGGCTCCTGGAAGCCCAAGCCGCCCAAGCCATCCAGCAGGCCCAACTGGTGGAAGAGGGTCGAAAGAACATTAGGGAAATGGTTCGCGAGGCCATGGGAGAAAAACCAAAGCCCAAACAActgagcagcagcatcaggaaTGAGGTCAAAGAGACAGTGTCACTGCCACCGCgagcacagcagcagcagcattcgaaGCCACAGCAGCAGTCACAGCGGCAGCAggggcagaagcagcagcagtcgcagcGGCAGGGggggcagcaacagcagcaaaggcagcagcagcagcaggacgagGGCTTCCGGACAGTAGACAAGAAAGGTCGCCCGATCTACAATAAGCAGCGAGAGGAGTCTCGGGTGAACAAGGAGAATCCCAAGGCCAACATGGGCAAGAGGACTGAGATTCCCAGCGAAAAGCGTTCGTTCGCCGAGACGGTAGTGGGAAATGGAACGACTAGGCCGCAAGCAGGAGCAGTCCCAGCCACACGCCCGCAGGGCGATTCTCGACCCCCGAGGCCAGCGCTGACCAAAGGAAGACCGGACGTCATCACAGTCTGCCCGCCAGCGGGGGTTAGCTACCGGGACGTGTTCGTCAAGGTCCGAGCTCTAGAAGATGTCGCGGATAAGGTCCAGCGCGGGGAGCGCACTGCAGCCAATAACCTGACCATGACCCTCAAGAGGAAGGTGGACGCCCAGGCGGTGTTCGAGCGGgtacgagcagcagcaccagaggGCAGTGAGGTGCATCTTCGGCTCGACACGGCCGTGGTAACGTTCAAAGGAGTAGACATGTTGGCCGAGCGCAAGGATGTCGCGAAGGCCATTTCAGACCAGTTCGGCGAGGAGGTCAGCGCGGAATGTGTCACCCTCCGGCGATTTTACCAGGGAGATCAGCGGGCGTTCGTCAGGCTGCCAAGGCGGATTGCCAACGCGCTGGTAGGAAACCGCCTGGTCTTTGGATACAGTAGCTGCTGGGTTGACTTCGCCCCAGCCAGGCCAGTTGAAGAGATGCGCTGCCACCGCTGCCTGCTTCGCGGGCACATTGCGCGCTCCTGCCCCGGTCCAGACCGTTCCGCACTGTGCCGTCGGTGCGGTGGGCAGGGCCACAAGGCTGCAGGCTGCAGCAACCCAGTGAAGTGCCTGGTGTGCGGAGGACCGCATGCTACCGGCACAGATAAGTGCAAGAACCGCCGTCAGAATTCAACGTAG